Genomic DNA from Segatella copri:
TCATCTATATTTATACCTATAGAAAGCAGAAAACTTTTTAAGGCTTCCTCCTCATTGTCATAGCCAATCCTAATAGAATCATCAGTTTCTTCTTTGTATTCAACTTTACACTGCGGAACGACTATCCAGCTTTTCAGATTATTTGCAACATTATCAAACTCAACATCCTCTCTAACTTTTAAAACAAATGTAGTACCATGCTTACCATCCAAAATATTATCAGTTTGTGCATCATTACGCATTATACACTCTCCACCTATCCCTTTAATACGGAGCTTATGTGCTTTTTTTTCCTTATGCCATAATGTTGTTATCTCAAACTCATCACTAATCATGAAACAAGTCAGCAATCCTATTCCAAATCTACTAATAGAATGAAAATCAGAATTTTGCTTTTTGAATTCATCAGACTGATATCGTGATGCTCCAACCTTAAAGAGATAATTCTTGATAATATGTTCATCCATACCTGTTCCATTGTCCTGAATTACAAGTTCACGACTGGTAGGTTTCCATGTTATCACTACCCGTGGCTGATAATCAGAAGAACCAACTTTTGAATTACTATCCATTAAACGGCAGGCATCAATGGCATTCTGTGCAAGTTCTCTTAAAACTACATTTGAATTACTATATAATGTATGACCTATCAAAAGCTTAAGAATATTGTCTTTATCTAACTCAAACTTCAATGGGTCTGCATTAAATCCCTCTGTTTTTATAGAGTTACAATTGATGGAATCCCAAGGAAATTCGTAACCATTCTGATTTTGCAAGCAAGAATCTCTGCAAACATCATGTGTTTGAATTAATTGTTTTTCTGCATTAAAAATATAATCCTTAAAACGGCTATAAGCATCTTCATTGATGAAGGTTGCTTTTACCTCAAACGCATGAGGTTGAATGTTTGGATCTACATTATTATTTCGGTCTCTTTCGGATAAAGGTCTAATACATGTTACTGAATTCTGAAAATCCCACTCTGTCTTACTATATTGATTTTGGGGTGAAATAATTTTTCTGACTATATCAGGAGTTCTCTCAGAATTGATATGCAATATATCTGCTGTTCTCAGAAGAGATGCCACATATAGCAAATTCACTCTAGAAGATGGACTTTGTTCATACTGCTGATTCACATCTAAACTATCCTGTATTTCTGCTAAATTTTCTCCATGTGATTTACATAACTTTGCTAAATCCCTATGTATTTCTGGAGACAAAGATCCAATCATTCCTCTCAGCAAATCAAGATGAGTTTCAGAATCTGTTGAAGATGCATCTAACTTCAAAAGCCAGTCAAACACTCTTTCACCATGATTGTCACGGATGTAGTTTTGGTAAATTTCATCATCTGAAATTGAAGACGACTTCATTCTCTTTTTATAGTTCAGAAAATCATTGTCAGAATCTCTTTTTGAAATTTCATCTTCTGTCACTAACATTCCGAAATCATGAAAATAAAAAGACAAAACGACCATCATCCAATCTGCAGGTGTCATTATATCCTTTGTATGCTGAGGAATAATATCATCTAGAAGGCTCAACATGCCATCTATGTGAGAAATATCATGTTGAGTGTATTCCCGAAAAATGCCGTTACTTCTATTTTGCTCCAAAGCCTCCTTTAAAGTTTGTTTTATACTTTCAAGGTTGAGAGCAGAAAAAGACTTCAAGCTCAAGGCCTCTTTAGCTTTTTCCTCTGCAAAAGAGTTACACAATTTATTATTCATAAAACTATTATTTTTCTTCAATACTTTGAGTGTCAAAATGATTTGAAAATGGGGGCATTATAGATATATCATCTAATTGAGAACCATAATTAAGAAGAAGTGTCTTAATAAACTCACTATGATACATAGTATACGTATACATAGACATCATTACATTTTTGCGCCCAATAATTCCAAGCACTAATATATTATCAACTGGCATATAAGGATGAAACCAAGCTTCATTCTTCAGTTTTTCATCTGTTGAAGTAATGTCCCCATCATCATCATATATCCATTCCTTTATACTCCCACCATCAATGGAAGCTTTTATGTCCTTCAGAAAACTAGAAGGATCGCTAACCTTTATAAATATTGCCATGATCTCTAGATTATTTTAACTGACTAATCAAAGTTGGCAACTCATTATAATCAGTGTACCAAATAACTCTCAAGCCTAGTTCCAAGAATATTTCTTTATGGATTCTCATAGCTTCGTTGTTCTTTTTATTTGCATTCTTGAATTTTGTAATATGAGGCAAAAAGACAAAATGCCTTGCCTCATTCTCACTATCACGAATAGCGATATCAAGTAATCGGCGTAAATTTGGATCTGTCATTGACAAACCTATGAAAATGCATGTTCTTCTGCTAAGAGCATGAATCTGCTCCACATTAGACCAATTGTAAGAATTGGCATAAACTCTGTGATATTCTTCCTCACTCAATATTGGCACAGACTTAATTATCTGAGAATTATCATAAGGGATAAAGCCATGAACATGATAAATAGGGAAAGCTTGCTGAGGCTGATTCATACCAAAAATAGAATAATTCTTTATACCAACATTATCCATAGCCCTCTCCATAACATCATCAAAATTATAGGTGATGATACTTTTAGCAAACTGTCTTTTTGCCAAAATCAAATTACAGATTTCCTGTATCAGTGGAGATGTACAAGAGTCATTTCCTGCATAAAGGGCATCATGTACAGCATTATAGTAGTCCTCACCATTTGACTTAGTCTCCATCATCTGTCTTATAAAACGACCAAGGACAATGGACGAATCATAGCAGACTTGTTGGAGATTATCTATATCATTTTTATCCAACTGCTTGTGCTTACTTTTGTTCACCAAGCCCTCTAACAGTTTCCACCATGATGGCAATTTTGCAGACATACTAACTCCAGCTCCAAAGAAAAGGGAAAAATCTTTATCTTGAAGACTCACCTTTGCTATTTCTAAAATTTTATCTCGGTCTTTAACCCAGTCATATTCTTCTAAATTAAATTTCTTTTTAGGGATTACAGTATCAATTTGCATACCAAGGAATTGAGATAGGGACAAGACATAGAACCCCTTTACCTTTAATTTTTCAAGATGGTATTTTAAAATAGAAGGTAGTTTTCCCTCTACATAAACCAGAAGAAAAGAAGAAACTTCCTTTTGAGGAGCAAGTTCCTCCGTAAATAGAGTGACATATCGCTGAATCGTATCAAAGAGTAAACGTCCCTTAACTTCTATAGCTACAGGTCCTTCTATCTCATACTTTACATAACCTTTTCCTAATGGAAACTTGGCATTTTCCAAGCCTTTAGGAAGATAAAAGTCATATATATAATTTGTATGTTGAGATATTTCCGCTATATTAAAAGGAACCTGATGCTCATCAAGAAACTTTCTTATAGCATACATTATCTCACTTTCATTTCTATAATTCATCATTTTCATTGTTTAAATTCTCCAAATCAAACCACGCTTTGTTGTTAATAAAATAATCACTATTTGGGACAGGATTAATCATTAATGCCATCGGAACACAATGTAAGCGGTCACTTTAGATATGTTAAGCCCTAAAATGAATGCTTTTTCATATCTTTAAAGAAAAGATCATTTGAATTTATGCCCAAGCAGTAACAGTAGCCAGCTGCCATCTATGAGCGAGTAAGTCTACCAATTTGTTCTTTACAGAACCCATGAAGGTACTTGCTCTTGTACTAGGTTCGAAACTTACGAACCATTGAGGCATAGTACTTGCCTTCTTCGTTTATATTCATTTTGTCCCAAATTTAAAATTCGGAGCAAAGGTATACATTTTTATTTACGTACGCAAGACGGCCCTAAGTGACTGCTTACGTCAAATATTATTTCTAAATTATCGCAAATTTGAGATTTTCAATCTAGATGGCTGCAAGGAGGCAAAAATATCGGTTTTATATCGTATTATATGCTCCCTGCAGAACGAATGACCTATAGTTGTACGACCATAAGGCTGCGGTTGTACAACTATATAGGCTATGGTTGTACAACTCTAGAGTTATGGTTGTACAACTATAAGGGTCTTAGTTGTACAACTGCAGAATTTTGTTTTTTCGACGAAATTCACAAATACAGATAACATATTGATTTTCTGTCACTTACATATTTTTGCCATATTTTAGATATTCTACAGGAATTATTTCCCGGTCGAAAATCCGCGAATTTCAGAGCAAAAATCAAGAAAAATCGTTAGCATTTTTCTATAATTTTATCTTGCCTACGATCTTGAACTTCTGCTGATTTCCTGAAGGAATTTCGTAAACATCATCTCTTTCACCTGAAGCAGATGAAGTTTCAACTGAAAGATTATCAATGTTTTCTATCGCATTCTCCTCTTTCAATTCTTCGGATACATCCGAAGTTTTTACATCATCAGAATCATCAACAGCTTTAACTTCCAATGCAAAAAGACCATCATGACGGAAACCAATCACAAAAGTTACTTCTTTGGTCTCATCCCTGCCTTCCACGAAATTACCCTTAGAAGGAGCAAAAAACGCAGTTAATCCGCAATCTAACTTGATTTCTCCCTGTGTCGTACTGCGAATGCTGGATATGGTTCCATGCAATCGTATACAGTTAGAAAAATCGGTATTCTCGTTATAAGGCACAATACCGCTTATATCATGATCATTGACTAACAAATCAAAGATGTATTTGTCATTGAGGGACTGCTGATGACAAGTAGATGCCAAATACCTAATCTCCCTTATCTTGTCTGTATCAAAATAATCCTTATCATGAATAATTGTAAATGCCTTTAGGACAAGAATAT
This window encodes:
- a CDS encoding ATP-binding protein, yielding MNNKLCNSFAEEKAKEALSLKSFSALNLESIKQTLKEALEQNRSNGIFREYTQHDISHIDGMLSLLDDIIPQHTKDIMTPADWMMVVLSFYFHDFGMLVTEDEISKRDSDNDFLNYKKRMKSSSISDDEIYQNYIRDNHGERVFDWLLKLDASSTDSETHLDLLRGMIGSLSPEIHRDLAKLCKSHGENLAEIQDSLDVNQQYEQSPSSRVNLLYVASLLRTADILHINSERTPDIVRKIISPQNQYSKTEWDFQNSVTCIRPLSERDRNNNVDPNIQPHAFEVKATFINEDAYSRFKDYIFNAEKQLIQTHDVCRDSCLQNQNGYEFPWDSINCNSIKTEGFNADPLKFELDKDNILKLLIGHTLYSNSNVVLRELAQNAIDACRLMDSNSKVGSSDYQPRVVITWKPTSRELVIQDNGTGMDEHIIKNYLFKVGASRYQSDEFKKQNSDFHSISRFGIGLLTCFMISDEFEITTLWHKEKKAHKLRIKGIGGECIMRNDAQTDNILDGKHGTTFVLKVREDVEFDNVANNLKSWIVVPQCKVEYKEETDDSIRIGYDNEEEALKSFLLSIGINIDEKQYRIKKFHTTGIVFYYLEKKSELYGDWNILSPNYKYLRDITVPVGLCVEGIKISDNTPGFHGKSFVALANCTGKTSPTTNVARDNFEQSKEYDEMMRFIYHSYLKSISEKIDLFEKNHSLSWAVNEACYSIDRFVDKNNRELEAFSDYALFNECLADESLFLLDAENQYRRVSLNGFEDNVWTIESYAFNSAMRLSQEISNCKSTAFGILGQLGAEFSDDVKNIYSDTLNRHYTSELFLDKYEISKILVDDSNRKIEFKWEQKQNRWRTLNLNRIARHYGGMSSVYIMRKGASVESNISNDVHFIKSKIGLLVIAGNPVTDFMESILENTEDERYMIAVEIICSLILRKLSNKNLNIDDVLNSFHEQDINSLGKEFEDYVDVDKLKNVLKQEVFHVVDFGKYYTRDKDY
- a CDS encoding resolvase; amino-acid sequence: MPQWFVSFEPSTRASTFMGSVKNKLVDLLAHRWQLATVTAWA
- a CDS encoding SIR2 family protein, with protein sequence MKMMNYRNESEIMYAIRKFLDEHQVPFNIAEISQHTNYIYDFYLPKGLENAKFPLGKGYVKYEIEGPVAIEVKGRLLFDTIQRYVTLFTEELAPQKEVSSFLLVYVEGKLPSILKYHLEKLKVKGFYVLSLSQFLGMQIDTVIPKKKFNLEEYDWVKDRDKILEIAKVSLQDKDFSLFFGAGVSMSAKLPSWWKLLEGLVNKSKHKQLDKNDIDNLQQVCYDSSIVLGRFIRQMMETKSNGEDYYNAVHDALYAGNDSCTSPLIQEICNLILAKRQFAKSIITYNFDDVMERAMDNVGIKNYSIFGMNQPQQAFPIYHVHGFIPYDNSQIIKSVPILSEEEYHRVYANSYNWSNVEQIHALSRRTCIFIGLSMTDPNLRRLLDIAIRDSENEARHFVFLPHITKFKNANKKNNEAMRIHKEIFLELGLRVIWYTDYNELPTLISQLK